The following are from one region of the Orenia metallireducens genome:
- the adhE gene encoding bifunctional acetaldehyde-CoA/alcohol dehydrogenase, translating into MRVTNQEELEELIERVKSAQREYATYSQEQVDEIFRRAAIAANDNRITLAKLAVEDTGMGIVEDKVIKNHFSAEFIYNKYKDERTCGVIEHDTSFGLKKIAEPVGVLAGIVPVTNPTSTTIFKSLISLKTRNAIIFSPHPGAKRCTIEAAKIVLEAAVKAGAPEGIIGWIDEPSIDLSQFLMRHKYTSMILATGGPGMVKAAYSSGKPAIGVGSGNTPVIIDETAHLKMAVSSILMSKTFDNGVICASEQSMVVVEEVYEEVKKEFQERGAYILSPEEKQQVGDVIIVDGHVNPQIVGQPAYKIAELAGLEVPESTKVLIAEVEAIGEAEPFSYEKLSPTLAMYKAEKFADAVDIAVELVRFGGIGHTSVLFTELINKGRIDYFGSKMKTGRCLINMPASQGAIGDIYNFKLDPSLTLGCGSWGGNAVSENVGVRHLLNIKAIAERKENMLWFRVPEKIYFKYGSLPTAMSELENRKRAFIVTDKPLYDLGYTDKITNELDEMGIDHKIFSDVEPDPSISTVEKAVKEMRSFEPDIIIALGGGSPMDAAKIMWLKYEHPEAEFKELSMTFMDIRKRIYQFPELGKKAYFVAIPTTSGTGSEVTPFAVVTDNKTGIKYPIADYELTPDMAIVDPDLVLSMPPKLTAYSGFDALVHAIEAYVSVLSNEYTKGLALEAIRLVFKYLPRSYKNGAEDRKAKEKMHYAATTAGMAFANAFLGIGHAMAHKLGSAFDLPHGLANGLLITQVIKYNATDVPIKQTAFPQYKYPLSKRRYAKIAEHLQLGGNTDDEKVDLLIEEINKLRREIDMPMTIEEAGVTEVNFYKKLDKMAELAFDDQCTGANPRYPLIDEIKELYIEAYKGN; encoded by the coding sequence ATGAGGGTTACTAACCAAGAAGAATTAGAAGAATTAATAGAGAGAGTCAAGTCTGCCCAAAGGGAGTATGCTACATATTCTCAAGAACAGGTAGATGAAATTTTTAGAAGAGCAGCTATTGCAGCTAATGATAATCGAATTACCTTGGCTAAATTAGCTGTTGAAGATACTGGAATGGGAATTGTAGAAGATAAGGTAATTAAGAATCATTTTTCAGCTGAGTTTATTTATAATAAATATAAGGATGAGAGGACTTGTGGAGTTATTGAGCATGATACTTCCTTTGGGTTGAAGAAGATAGCAGAGCCAGTAGGAGTATTAGCAGGAATTGTGCCAGTAACCAATCCAACATCAACAACTATCTTTAAATCATTAATTTCTTTAAAGACAAGAAATGCTATTATCTTCTCGCCCCATCCTGGAGCTAAGAGGTGTACTATAGAGGCAGCCAAAATTGTTTTGGAGGCAGCTGTTAAGGCAGGAGCACCAGAGGGGATTATTGGATGGATTGATGAACCATCAATTGATCTGTCACAATTTTTAATGCGCCATAAATATACTAGTATGATTTTAGCTACTGGTGGACCAGGAATGGTTAAAGCAGCTTATTCTTCAGGTAAGCCAGCCATTGGAGTAGGATCAGGAAATACCCCTGTTATTATTGATGAAACAGCCCATCTTAAAATGGCAGTTAGTTCTATCTTAATGAGTAAGACCTTTGATAATGGTGTTATCTGTGCTTCTGAGCAATCAATGGTAGTTGTAGAGGAAGTATATGAAGAAGTTAAAAAGGAATTTCAAGAAAGAGGAGCATATATACTCTCTCCAGAAGAAAAACAGCAGGTAGGAGATGTAATTATAGTCGATGGCCATGTCAACCCTCAAATTGTTGGGCAGCCAGCTTACAAGATAGCAGAGTTAGCAGGTTTAGAAGTTCCTGAAAGTACTAAAGTCCTGATTGCAGAGGTTGAAGCTATTGGAGAAGCAGAGCCTTTCTCATATGAGAAATTATCTCCAACCTTAGCTATGTATAAAGCTGAGAAGTTTGCTGATGCTGTTGATATTGCTGTTGAGTTAGTCCGTTTTGGTGGTATTGGACATACTTCGGTACTTTTTACTGAACTAATTAATAAAGGAAGAATAGATTATTTTGGTTCAAAGATGAAGACAGGAAGATGTTTGATTAATATGCCAGCTTCTCAAGGAGCAATAGGGGATATTTATAACTTTAAGTTAGATCCTTCTTTGACTTTAGGCTGTGGTTCTTGGGGAGGTAATGCAGTAAGTGAGAATGTGGGGGTTAGACATTTGTTAAACATTAAAGCAATTGCTGAAAGAAAAGAGAATATGTTATGGTTTAGAGTTCCAGAGAAGATTTATTTCAAATATGGTTCTTTACCTACAGCAATGAGTGAATTAGAGAACAGAAAGAGGGCCTTTATAGTTACCGATAAACCACTGTATGATTTAGGATATACCGATAAGATTACTAATGAATTAGATGAAATGGGAATAGATCATAAAATCTTCTCCGATGTTGAGCCAGACCCTTCAATTTCCACAGTAGAAAAAGCTGTTAAGGAGATGAGAAGCTTTGAACCTGATATTATAATTGCCCTTGGTGGAGGTTCGCCAATGGATGCTGCTAAGATTATGTGGTTAAAGTATGAGCACCCAGAAGCAGAATTTAAAGAGCTATCAATGACCTTTATGGATATTAGAAAGAGAATCTATCAATTCCCTGAGTTAGGAAAGAAGGCTTACTTTGTAGCTATTCCTACAACTTCTGGAACAGGTTCTGAAGTAACTCCTTTTGCTGTAGTGACCGATAATAAGACAGGAATCAAATATCCAATTGCTGATTATGAGTTGACACCTGATATGGCAATTGTAGATCCCGATTTAGTCTTATCTATGCCACCAAAGTTAACAGCATACTCTGGTTTTGATGCATTAGTTCATGCTATAGAAGCATATGTATCTGTATTATCTAATGAGTATACTAAAGGACTAGCTTTAGAAGCTATCAGATTGGTATTTAAATATTTACCTAGATCTTATAAAAATGGAGCAGAGGATAGAAAAGCTAAAGAGAAGATGCATTATGCAGCTACTACTGCAGGGATGGCCTTTGCTAATGCTTTCTTAGGAATTGGTCATGCTATGGCCCATAAATTGGGATCTGCCTTTGATTTGCCCCATGGTCTAGCTAATGGGTTACTAATTACTCAGGTTATTAAATATAATGCTACTGATGTACCAATCAAGCAGACAGCATTTCCACAATATAAATATCCATTGTCTAAACGTAGATATGCTAAAATTGCAGAACATTTACAACTTGGTGGAAATACCGATGATGAAAAAGTTGATTTATTAATTGAAGAAATTAATAAACTCAGAAGAGAGATTGATATGCCAATGACTATTGAAGAAGCAGGTGTAACTGAGGTTAATTTCTATAAAAAATTAGACAAGATGGCAGAGCTTGCTTTTGATGATCAATGTACAGGAGCTAATCCTAGATACCCATTAATTGATGAGATTAAAGAGCTTTATATCGAAGCTTATAAAGGAAACTAA
- a CDS encoding ABC transporter permease, with protein sequence MYGKYALKRIIHMLLTFIIIIFIYSALFNTVMERTLEAQITEQVRGEIIARSNMTAKEIEVYKVERVKSLRLRYHLDDPILSRIFWRGVDIITLNWGDSTIITSLEGSRDVKKIIAEVIPNTLILFTTAIALDILIGILLGIKKAQKPNKLLDQSTSIITMIVYGMPSWWLAMIMIMVFVYIIPIFPSGGLHSVPPPEGFAYYLDILYHLALPVITLIIIGFWGRAYLTRNIVLGTLQEDYIMSARARGLPESKVLYGHALRSAAPPIVTMGVMSLLMSVSGSLVYEGIFSWPGMGNLYWISVQQNDIPVLLGLLSVTTALYLGGLVFLDLIYGFLDPRIKVGDKK encoded by the coding sequence ATGTATGGAAAATATGCTCTAAAACGAATTATTCATATGCTTCTTACCTTTATAATAATTATCTTTATTTATTCTGCCTTGTTTAATACAGTGATGGAAAGAACACTGGAAGCACAGATAACTGAACAGGTTAGAGGAGAGATTATAGCTAGAAGTAATATGACTGCCAAAGAGATTGAAGTATATAAAGTAGAAAGAGTTAAGTCACTTCGTTTGAGATATCATTTAGATGACCCTATTTTAAGTCGTATTTTTTGGAGGGGAGTCGATATCATTACTTTAAATTGGGGTGATTCCACAATTATAACTTCTTTGGAAGGTTCAAGAGATGTTAAAAAGATTATAGCTGAAGTTATACCAAATACGTTGATTTTATTTACAACAGCAATAGCTTTAGATATCTTAATTGGAATACTATTAGGAATTAAGAAGGCACAGAAACCAAATAAGCTTCTTGATCAAAGTACTTCCATTATAACAATGATTGTTTATGGAATGCCATCTTGGTGGTTAGCCATGATTATGATCATGGTTTTTGTATATATTATACCTATATTTCCATCTGGGGGACTACATTCTGTACCTCCACCTGAAGGGTTTGCTTATTATTTGGATATACTTTACCATTTAGCTCTTCCAGTAATTACATTAATTATAATTGGGTTCTGGGGGAGAGCCTATTTAACACGTAATATAGTATTAGGTACATTACAGGAGGATTATATAATGTCTGCAAGGGCAAGGGGACTTCCAGAAAGCAAGGTATTATATGGGCATGCTTTGCGTTCAGCAGCGCCTCCTATTGTTACTATGGGAGTAATGTCATTACTTATGTCTGTTAGTGGAAGTCTTGTTTATGAAGGAATATTTAGTTGGCCAGGAATGGGAAATTTATACTGGATCTCTGTCCAACAGAATGATATTCCAGTTTTATTAGGACTTTTATCGGTGACCACTGCACTTTATTTAGGTGGACTAGTCTTTTTAGATCTTATATATGGTTTCTTAGATCCAAGAATTAAGGTAGGTGATAAGAAATGA
- a CDS encoding ABC transporter permease → MRWRDIKESFLEFWHKFKQEKYGIIGVVFFGLFILLILCESLIIPFPEADSRWRDVTYWQNNPKGAEPIWVNWFTSQDRAEHKILDSPKVLEKDRSKMKIMNLIFDYNYEDELPPKDLIFKALAKGNIMMSIELERPDGNKVQLSRISINNSNEKEVVVSLNNKGSSTAYDFIKKYDTAENIQSLSRDTIRPMNIFFSQVQEGMYVQPTPLKGTYKIKISAIVMGKDSILENPSLTIAGRVFGLLGTDNSKRDIWSGIIAGVKWAMLLGLLTSCISVTIGVIYGVTSAYFGGWVDALIMRIFEIFTSIPLLPVLIVMSAIFKPSIWILMIMMSLFFWVGSVRTVRSIALQIKEETYIEAAYALDASDSRIIFKHMISQVVPYSFASMALMVPSAIIYEATISLIGLGDATIVTWGQILHGAMSSGAVLQGLWWWVIPPGIFIAMMGMTFAFLGFTMDTILNPKLKKR, encoded by the coding sequence ATGAGATGGAGAGATATAAAAGAGTCTTTTTTAGAATTTTGGCATAAATTTAAGCAAGAGAAATATGGTATTATTGGAGTGGTTTTTTTTGGATTATTTATTTTGCTTATTTTGTGTGAATCATTAATTATCCCCTTTCCAGAAGCAGATAGTAGGTGGAGAGATGTAACTTATTGGCAGAACAATCCTAAAGGTGCCGAACCGATTTGGGTAAATTGGTTTACTTCTCAAGATAGGGCAGAACATAAGATTTTAGATAGCCCTAAAGTACTTGAGAAAGATCGCTCTAAGATGAAGATAATGAATTTAATTTTTGATTATAATTATGAAGATGAACTTCCACCAAAGGATTTAATCTTTAAGGCATTAGCTAAGGGGAATATTATGATGAGTATCGAACTAGAAAGACCAGATGGCAATAAAGTACAACTATCTAGAATCTCCATTAATAATTCTAATGAAAAAGAGGTAGTAGTATCTTTAAATAATAAGGGGAGTTCTACGGCATATGACTTTATTAAGAAGTATGATACAGCAGAAAATATACAAAGTTTATCTAGGGATACTATTAGGCCTATGAATATTTTCTTTTCTCAAGTTCAAGAAGGTATGTATGTTCAACCAACTCCATTAAAGGGGACTTATAAGATTAAGATATCTGCCATTGTTATGGGCAAAGATTCTATTTTAGAGAATCCCTCCTTAACTATTGCGGGAAGAGTTTTTGGTCTTTTAGGAACTGATAACTCTAAGCGAGATATTTGGAGTGGTATTATAGCTGGGGTTAAATGGGCAATGTTACTTGGATTATTAACATCTTGTATATCTGTAACTATTGGAGTTATTTATGGTGTAACCAGTGCTTATTTTGGTGGTTGGGTTGATGCTTTAATAATGAGGATTTTTGAAATCTTTACAAGTATTCCACTTCTTCCAGTATTAATAGTTATGAGTGCTATCTTTAAACCAAGTATCTGGATTTTAATGATAATGATGAGCCTATTTTTTTGGGTAGGTTCAGTAAGGACAGTAAGGAGTATAGCATTACAGATTAAAGAAGAGACTTATATAGAAGCAGCTTATGCTCTTGATGCATCAGATTCAAGAATTATCTTCAAACATATGATATCACAAGTTGTACCTTATTCTTTTGCTTCTATGGCATTAATGGTACCTAGTGCTATTATTTATGAAGCGACTATCAGCTTGATTGGGCTTGGTGATGCTACGATTGTAACTTGGGGACAAATTTTACATGGTGCTATGAGTAGTGGTGCTGTTTTACAAGGTTTATGGTGGTGGGTTATTCCACCAGGAATATTTATTGCAATGATGGGTATGACTTTTGCATTTTTAGGTTTTACTATGGATACTATATTAAATCCAAAATTGAAAAAGAGGTAG
- a CDS encoding ABC transporter ATP-binding protein codes for MMDKVLEVKNLKLYYYTNKGPVHAVDDISFDIYKGETLGVVGESGCGKSTTGKLLMKLIEPTDGKIIFRGEDVTYLEKEKIKKYKEKVQMIFQDPYASLNPRFKIRDVLTEPLVIHNLGESRKEREELAIEALEEVKLTPAKDFMERYSHMLSGGQRQRAATARTLILSPDFIIADEPVSMIDVSTRAEILQMMKEVQQDLDLTYFYITHDLSTARYFTDRIAVMYLGRIIEMGKADDIIDNTIHPYTKALISAVCEPIPGRVNKVKEVPIKGEITSAANLPQGCRFHPRCISAKPECWENDETELMEVEAEHFVACRRWRELTNFG; via the coding sequence ATTATGGATAAAGTATTAGAAGTAAAGAATTTAAAGTTATATTATTATACAAATAAAGGACCTGTGCATGCAGTAGATGATATTTCTTTTGATATATATAAAGGAGAAACTTTAGGAGTAGTTGGTGAATCAGGTTGTGGAAAGAGTACAACAGGTAAATTACTGATGAAACTTATTGAGCCTACAGATGGTAAAATTATATTTAGAGGAGAAGATGTCACTTATCTTGAAAAAGAAAAAATTAAGAAATATAAAGAAAAGGTACAGATGATCTTTCAAGATCCATATGCGTCACTCAATCCTCGCTTTAAAATTAGAGATGTACTAACAGAACCATTGGTTATTCATAATTTAGGGGAGAGTAGAAAAGAAAGGGAAGAATTGGCCATTGAAGCTTTAGAAGAGGTAAAGTTGACACCTGCCAAGGATTTTATGGAGAGATATTCACATATGCTTAGTGGAGGGCAAAGACAAAGGGCAGCTACTGCTAGAACACTAATTTTATCGCCTGATTTTATTATAGCTGATGAGCCAGTTTCGATGATTGATGTGTCTACTAGAGCAGAAATCTTACAGATGATGAAAGAAGTACAGCAAGATTTAGACCTTACTTATTTTTATATTACTCATGACTTGTCAACGGCTCGTTATTTTACTGATAGAATTGCTGTTATGTATTTAGGAAGGATTATAGAGATGGGTAAAGCTGATGATATTATTGATAATACAATTCACCCTTATACTAAGGCATTAATCTCAGCAGTATGTGAGCCTATACCTGGAAGAGTAAATAAAGTTAAAGAAGTACCGATAAAAGGTGAAATTACATCTGCTGCTAATCTACCTCAAGGATGTCGTTTTCATCCACGTTGTATATCTGCTAAACCAGAGTGTTGGGAAAATGATGAGACAGAGCTTATGGAGGTAGAAGCTGAACATTTTGTAGCTTGTAGAAGATGGAGGGAGTTGACTAATTTTGGTTAA